The following proteins are co-located in the Thermodesulfobacteriota bacterium genome:
- a CDS encoding 4Fe-4S binding protein: MKWTSQAEAAVKKVPFFVRKKVRARIEREAAQAGKKTVSLADVKATQARFLSNISSEIKGYQLDTCFGASGCPNRANKGDKLLKRIEALVKEEDLLGFLKQQVKGDLKFHHEFRITLADCPNACSQPQIKDIGIIGASQPVLTDEACTLCEACVDACRENAITLQKENNRPDIDDDRCLACGKCMEACPTGTISTGKIGFKVQLGGKLGRHPQLAKQLPGIYSEDEVLDIIKNCIIFYKGHSKQGQRFAEIFSSSDFENFSKRYGT, encoded by the coding sequence ATGAAATGGACTTCGCAGGCCGAAGCGGCGGTAAAAAAGGTACCTTTTTTTGTAAGAAAAAAAGTACGTGCACGTATTGAAAGAGAAGCCGCCCAGGCGGGTAAAAAAACGGTATCGCTTGCGGATGTTAAGGCTACCCAGGCGCGTTTTCTATCCAATATAAGTTCGGAAATAAAGGGGTATCAGCTCGATACCTGTTTTGGGGCAAGCGGCTGCCCAAACCGGGCAAATAAGGGAGACAAGTTGCTGAAACGGATTGAAGCGCTTGTTAAAGAAGAAGACTTGCTCGGTTTTCTAAAACAACAGGTTAAGGGAGATCTTAAGTTTCACCACGAGTTCAGGATAACCCTGGCTGATTGCCCCAATGCCTGTTCCCAGCCGCAAATTAAAGATATTGGAATTATTGGAGCCAGCCAGCCTGTTTTGACGGATGAGGCTTGCACCTTGTGCGAGGCATGTGTCGATGCGTGCCGGGAAAATGCCATTACATTGCAAAAGGAAAACAACAGGCCGGATATTGATGATGATCGGTGCCTGGCATGTGGCAAATGCATGGAGGCTTGTCCCACCGGGACCATTTCAACAGGTAAAATCGGCTTTAAGGTGCAGCTCGGTGGAAAGCTGGGCAGGCACCCGCAACTTGCAAAACAACTGCCCGGAATTTATAGTGAAGACGAAGTACTCGATATCATAAAGAACTGTATCATTTTCTATAAGGGTCATAGCAAACAAGGTCAAAGGTTTGCTGAAATATTTTCGTCTTCAGATTTTGAAAATTTTTCTAAACGTTATGGCACTTAA